The following coding sequences lie in one Candidatus Eremiobacterota bacterium genomic window:
- a CDS encoding flagellar hook-length control protein FliK — MDADSAKANPAPQPDRILREALSALAAPASPAPAAAPASSAAPAAGASDGRIVTLPPAVPAVGTGGDTLLGRILTRAVLSDPSPAAPATAAAGAVPPKGEAAKTAANTPQTALAAPSATTALETFLGAFASELARTDTNGSIRRNPDPAPATADAGTAPLPASSPVQQQPPLPFSLAVASDAAPALPTPPAPPLPTAQHVDANAVVEQILRGMTIRTTDGQSEVRLRLVPESLGDVSVKLIVSGGSVDASLTAHTADAQSALAGGANQLAKTLADAGLKLQSFTVGLAGGNFADARDQSRQHDAWTRPSSRRIAGASAVDADASDDALLAVPSFGPPIYAASTLPGAFNYLV, encoded by the coding sequence TTGGACGCCGACTCGGCGAAAGCGAATCCAGCCCCCCAACCGGACCGCATCCTCCGCGAAGCGCTCAGCGCGCTCGCGGCGCCCGCGTCTCCCGCCCCCGCCGCGGCACCCGCATCGTCCGCCGCTCCCGCCGCAGGCGCGAGCGACGGCCGGATCGTCACGCTTCCGCCCGCCGTCCCGGCGGTCGGCACCGGCGGCGACACGCTGCTCGGCCGCATCCTGACCCGCGCGGTTCTGAGCGACCCCAGCCCGGCCGCTCCGGCGACCGCGGCTGCCGGCGCCGTTCCGCCCAAGGGCGAGGCCGCCAAGACCGCGGCGAACACCCCGCAAACCGCCCTGGCGGCGCCGTCCGCGACGACGGCGCTCGAAACGTTCCTCGGCGCGTTCGCGAGCGAGCTCGCGCGCACCGATACGAACGGCTCGATCCGCCGTAATCCCGATCCCGCGCCCGCCACGGCGGACGCCGGAACCGCCCCGCTCCCGGCGAGCTCGCCGGTCCAGCAGCAACCGCCGCTCCCGTTCTCGCTCGCGGTCGCGAGCGACGCCGCGCCGGCGCTCCCGACCCCGCCCGCGCCGCCGCTGCCGACCGCGCAGCACGTCGACGCGAACGCGGTCGTCGAGCAGATCCTGCGCGGGATGACGATCCGCACGACCGACGGCCAGTCGGAGGTGCGGCTGCGGCTCGTCCCCGAGTCCCTTGGCGACGTCAGCGTGAAGCTGATCGTCTCCGGCGGCTCGGTCGACGCCTCGCTCACGGCGCACACCGCCGACGCGCAGAGCGCGCTCGCCGGCGGCGCCAACCAGCTCGCGAAGACGCTCGCCGACGCCGGCCTGAAGCTGCAGAGCTTCACCGTCGGGCTCGCCGGCGGAAACTTCGCGGACGCTCGCGACCAGTCGCGCCAGCACGACGCGTGGACGCGCCCGAGCTCCCGCCGCATCGCCGGCGCGAGCGCGGTCGACGCCGACGCCTCGGACGACGCGCTGCTCGCCGTGCCGAGCTTCGGCCCGCCGATCTACGCGGCGAGCACGCTGCCCGGCGCGTTCAACTACCTCGTCTAG
- a CDS encoding flagellar hook capping protein codes for MSTTGSTSGLPINQLITNPQTTTPPTSTLNSQLGQDAFLKLLTTQLQNQDPLNPMDQTQSIAQLAQFSSLQATTELKDAFASFQSNFSVMQSAGLIGKTVSAQSTDASGNVTTVTGTVKTVAVINGLPELTLADKSGKLLTDGNGSPLEIPTSAILTIGTPPAADTGPQL; via the coding sequence ATGTCCACCACCGGATCGACGAGTGGTCTTCCGATCAACCAGTTGATCACCAACCCGCAGACAACCACGCCGCCGACGTCCACGCTGAACTCGCAGCTTGGGCAAGACGCGTTCCTCAAGCTGCTCACGACGCAGCTCCAAAACCAAGACCCGCTCAACCCGATGGATCAAACGCAGTCGATCGCGCAGCTTGCGCAGTTCTCGAGCCTGCAGGCGACCACCGAGCTGAAGGATGCGTTCGCCTCGTTTCAGTCGAACTTCTCCGTGATGCAGTCGGCCGGTCTCATCGGCAAGACGGTCTCGGCGCAGTCCACGGACGCGAGCGGGAACGTCACCACGGTGACCGGGACGGTCAAGACGGTCGCCGTCATCAACGGCTTGCCCGAGCTCACCCTCGCCGACAAGAGCGGAAAGCTCCTCACCGACGGCAACGGCTCGCCGCTGGAGATTCCGACGTCCGCGATCTTGACGATCGGAACGCCGCCGGCGGCCGACACCGGACCGCAGCTCTAA